The proteins below are encoded in one region of Corynebacterium felinum:
- a CDS encoding DUF3558 family protein, with protein sequence MKSRTALLPLVISSALVVVGCSHSSTTQAASTTVASSLVPTPNPTVVPDIWYRPAMIPLPPDREYTEGFDPSNRTQKLYNPCDELTAEELAELELEKIGRTRTESTLFDCGMEVLGQDGGYNVTTHLATYAHIKERGLIIDATFPDVDDRVYFSHIRHDTADHCDAAVSTENGRLSITYKYREKEPLPKDELCRRAYEVMQKLRVKGGYR encoded by the coding sequence ATGAAATCACGCACAGCACTACTACCACTGGTAATCAGTTCTGCCCTTGTGGTGGTTGGGTGTTCTCATTCATCGACCACTCAGGCTGCATCGACAACTGTTGCTTCTTCGTTGGTGCCGACCCCGAATCCTACCGTGGTGCCTGATATTTGGTATCGGCCGGCAATGATCCCGCTTCCCCCGGATCGTGAATATACGGAAGGGTTCGATCCGAGTAATCGCACGCAAAAACTCTACAACCCGTGTGATGAGTTGACTGCTGAAGAGCTCGCAGAGTTAGAGCTGGAAAAAATAGGACGTACGCGTACTGAATCAACGTTGTTTGATTGTGGGATGGAGGTGCTTGGGCAAGACGGTGGTTATAACGTCACTACGCATCTTGCGACCTATGCCCATATCAAAGAGCGTGGGCTGATTATTGATGCGACGTTCCCGGATGTCGATGACCGCGTGTATTTCAGTCACATCCGGCACGATACTGCCGATCATTGCGATGCTGCTGTGAGCACTGAAAATGGGCGTTTGAGCATCACCTACAAATATCGCGAAAAAGAACCATTACCGAAAGACGAGCTGTGTCGTCGTGCCTATGAAGTTATGCAAAAACTACGTGTCAAAGGAGGATACCGATGA